A region from the Thermanaeromonas toyohensis ToBE genome encodes:
- a CDS encoding DUF4912 domain-containing protein: MEDFCALSNDLVCLPQDPQTIFVYWIFTPQRIKALQEFLAKLKPEAKLSLRLRCPSSPSLEQEIILSSWEKGSHYFRLIDPHLVYCLELGVRTLEGDFVVFTRSSEIKLGPLEGEKSALFPAGEKESSQEPPYPLPSSFSLRS, translated from the coding sequence ATGGAAGACTTCTGCGCCCTCTCGAATGATCTGGTGTGCTTGCCACAGGATCCGCAGACCATCTTTGTGTACTGGATTTTTACCCCCCAGAGGATAAAGGCCTTGCAGGAATTCCTGGCTAAGCTTAAGCCAGAGGCTAAATTGTCTTTGCGCCTGCGCTGTCCTAGTTCTCCCTCCTTGGAACAGGAAATTATCCTATCTTCCTGGGAAAAGGGAAGCCATTATTTCCGCTTGATCGATCCCCACTTGGTTTACTGCCTGGAACTCGGGGTGAGGACTTTAGAGGGAGATTTTGTCGTTTTTACCCGTAGCTCAGAGATTAAGCTAGGCCCCCTCGAGGGAGAAAAGAGTGCTCTTTTTCCGGCTGGCGAGAAAGAAAGCTCCCAGGAGCCTCCTTATCCCCTTCCTTCTAGCTTTAGTTTAAGGAGTTGA
- a CDS encoding 1,4-alpha-glucan branching protein domain-containing protein produces the protein MAGHLAILLHAHLPYIPRPDGAELTWEEKWLFEALTESYLPLIRSWERLAQEGIGFKLTLSLSPTLLSMLIDPQIQERYGLFLDKMIELAERERERTSQDLKFSPVAEFYFNRLKELAVAFKEVYQGDLVTPLKKLQARGNLEIITTCATHGYLPLILTPEAQRAQVKVAVDFFEEIMGLSPAGFWLPECGYAPGIERILKEAGINYFIVAAHGLLNARPRPQAAVYAPVRVGGLTVFGRDWETSHQVWSRTEGYPGDPVYREFYRDIGYDLDFEYLAPYLLGGIRGDTGFKYYRITGSTESKEPYDYQAACLKVREHAYDFMEKRDQQALYWTGRMEGEPVIVAPYDAELFGHWWFEGPDWLEEVLRLAASSNYQVQLTTLSEYLDKYPPREEVNLGFSSWGEGGYNQMWLNPTNDWVYPLLHQAEKAMQAMAQKTRDPSPLEERVLRQAARELLLAQSSDWPFILTTKTVMEYAQGRLKTHLQNFFRLYQGYQQGGLEEDFLACLEAREGLFPNLDYSLYQREAKKETGQGRVSVVNKPVVLMLAWEFPPQHVGGLGIHVRDLSLALAREEVEVHVLTLAPGEEASSIVYEGVEIHYVPRYQGPGQGVDFLYWVLQFNLALADKGYELFYRLSPRKVILHAHDWLVASAAQELKRAFGAPLIATIHATEYGRNRGLHNPLQEIIHGMEGELVAEAQKVICCSQYMAREVEELFHPPLGKVRVIPNGVRPIDITREGEKGPIVLYVGRLVVEKGVQVLLKAFARLLTLFPEARLVVAGAGPYAPELKHLAALLNIAERVEFAGFVSETRRNELLGQSYVAVFPSLYEPFGIVALEAMAAGVPVIVSRTGGLAEIVEDGMTGLSFAPGDVEDLLRCLVFILQNPAKAEEFSRQARAKVERDYTWEAIARHTLEVYKEIGKEE, from the coding sequence GTGGCAGGGCACCTGGCCATCTTGCTCCATGCCCACCTGCCCTATATACCCCGCCCGGATGGGGCCGAACTCACCTGGGAAGAGAAGTGGCTGTTTGAAGCTTTAACGGAATCTTACCTGCCCCTTATAAGGAGCTGGGAAAGGTTAGCCCAAGAAGGGATAGGTTTTAAGCTTACCCTCTCCCTTTCTCCCACTCTTTTAAGCATGCTTATTGACCCCCAAATCCAGGAACGCTATGGCCTTTTCTTAGATAAAATGATTGAGCTAGCCGAGCGAGAAAGGGAACGTACCTCTCAAGACCTTAAGTTTTCTCCTGTAGCTGAATTTTATTTTAACCGTTTAAAAGAACTGGCAGTAGCCTTTAAAGAAGTATACCAGGGGGACCTAGTTACCCCCCTTAAGAAGTTGCAGGCACGAGGCAACCTCGAGATAATCACCACCTGTGCTACCCACGGGTACTTACCCTTGATCCTTACTCCTGAAGCCCAGCGGGCCCAAGTGAAGGTAGCGGTGGATTTCTTTGAGGAAATCATGGGATTAAGTCCAGCGGGCTTTTGGTTGCCCGAATGTGGCTACGCACCAGGTATAGAGAGAATATTAAAAGAAGCGGGGATTAACTACTTTATAGTAGCAGCCCACGGGCTTCTTAATGCCCGCCCCCGGCCCCAAGCAGCAGTTTATGCCCCGGTAAGGGTTGGGGGGCTAACAGTCTTCGGCCGAGACTGGGAGACTTCCCATCAGGTCTGGAGCCGTACGGAGGGGTATCCTGGGGATCCCGTTTACCGCGAATTTTATAGAGATATAGGCTATGACTTGGATTTTGAGTACCTAGCACCTTACCTCCTGGGCGGTATACGGGGAGACACGGGGTTTAAATACTATCGCATTACTGGCTCAACCGAAAGCAAGGAACCCTATGATTACCAAGCTGCTTGTTTAAAGGTTAGGGAGCATGCTTATGATTTTATGGAAAAACGGGACCAGCAGGCCCTTTACTGGACCGGGCGGATGGAAGGGGAGCCGGTGATAGTAGCGCCCTATGATGCAGAGCTTTTTGGCCACTGGTGGTTTGAGGGTCCAGACTGGCTGGAAGAAGTTTTAAGACTTGCAGCTTCTTCAAACTATCAGGTGCAGCTTACTACTCTTTCCGAGTATTTAGATAAGTACCCGCCCCGGGAGGAAGTAAACTTAGGATTTTCTAGCTGGGGGGAAGGGGGTTATAACCAGATGTGGTTAAATCCCACCAATGACTGGGTATATCCCCTTCTCCACCAGGCCGAAAAGGCCATGCAGGCCATGGCCCAAAAAACTAGGGACCCTTCGCCCTTAGAAGAGCGCGTTTTAAGGCAGGCGGCGCGGGAGCTTCTACTCGCCCAAAGCAGCGACTGGCCCTTTATCTTGACGACTAAGACAGTGATGGAGTATGCCCAAGGCCGCTTAAAAACACACTTGCAAAACTTTTTTAGGCTCTACCAGGGCTACCAGCAAGGTGGCCTAGAGGAAGATTTCCTCGCTTGCTTAGAAGCGCGGGAAGGTCTCTTTCCTAACCTTGATTATTCTCTGTACCAGCGGGAAGCGAAGAAAGAGACTGGCCAGGGCCGGGTTTCGGTCGTGAATAAGCCGGTAGTACTTATGCTGGCCTGGGAATTCCCGCCCCAGCATGTGGGGGGCTTAGGGATTCATGTGCGCGACTTGTCTTTAGCTTTAGCCCGGGAGGAAGTGGAGGTCCATGTCCTCACCCTAGCCCCTGGGGAAGAAGCTTCTTCTATAGTTTATGAGGGTGTAGAAATTCACTATGTTCCCCGCTACCAGGGACCAGGGCAAGGAGTAGATTTTCTTTATTGGGTATTGCAATTCAATTTAGCCCTAGCCGATAAGGGGTACGAATTATTTTACCGCTTATCTCCACGTAAAGTTATCTTACATGCCCATGATTGGCTGGTAGCTAGCGCTGCTCAGGAACTTAAAAGAGCTTTTGGAGCACCTCTAATTGCTACTATCCACGCCACTGAATATGGCCGAAACCGGGGATTGCATAATCCCTTGCAGGAGATTATCCACGGGATGGAGGGGGAACTTGTAGCGGAAGCGCAAAAAGTGATCTGCTGTAGCCAGTATATGGCCAGGGAGGTAGAAGAGCTTTTCCACCCTCCTTTGGGTAAGGTTAGGGTAATCCCTAACGGCGTGCGGCCTATAGATATCACGCGCGAAGGAGAGAAAGGACCTATAGTGCTTTATGTGGGCCGCTTGGTAGTAGAAAAGGGGGTCCAAGTGCTCCTTAAAGCCTTTGCCCGCCTACTAACACTTTTCCCAGAAGCCCGCCTGGTGGTGGCCGGGGCAGGCCCCTATGCTCCAGAGCTTAAACACTTAGCTGCTCTTTTAAACATAGCCGAACGGGTGGAGTTTGCCGGTTTTGTTTCGGAGACGAGGCGCAATGAGCTTTTAGGGCAAAGCTATGTAGCTGTTTTCCCGAGCCTATATGAACCCTTCGGCATTGTAGCTTTAGAGGCTATGGCGGCCGGCGTACCTGTGATCGTTTCGCGCACCGGCGGTTTAGCAGAGATAGTAGAGGATGGAATGACGGGTTTGTCCTTTGCTCCTGGTGATGTAGAGGATCTTTTGCGCTGCCTAGTGTTTATTTTGCAAAATCCTGCTAAAGCGGAAGAATTTAGCCGCCAGGCCCGCGCTAAAGTAGAGCGTGATTATACCTGGGAGGCGATAGCGCGGCATACGCTAGAAGTTTATAAGGAAATAGGGAAAGAAGAGTAG
- the glgP gene encoding alpha-glucan family phosphorylase codes for MAAHTFFVQPRIPEKLKPLELLALDLYWSWLKETEELFLRLDEDIWEECGHNPNLFLYQVPEERLAAASQDPHYLARLEKVWREYQDYFRSPATENLIAYFSAEFGLAQVLPIYAGGLGILAGDHLKTASDLKIPLVGVGLLYRQGYFRQKIDGLGEQREIYPRYDFYEWPVVRVRGSDGSPLMVEVDFPDRPVKVYVWEAQVGSVKLYLLDTDVPENWEADRNITDQLYGGDLEKRLQQEIILGIGGVRALKGLNLEPHVYHLNEGHSAFLALEHIRQLKETYNLDFAAARELASPSHIFTTHTPVPAGIDLFPPYLMDKYFTEYYQSLGLSRQEFLALGRKDPNNHQEPFNMAVLALRLSAWANGVSRLHGYTARKMWQMIWPEVPEEEIPIGAITNGVHVPTWVGSPMAALFDHYLGITWRTNPADKEAWRAVKEVPDIELWQAREKQREALIKFIRKKMEYNLKEQGANPKEIEEVKTILNPRALTIGFARRFAAYKRPDLLFYELERLAHIVGDPERPVQIIYAGKAHPQDEEGKKLVRQIVTYAQKEEFRGRVVFLEDYDMELARLMVQGVDVWLANPRRPLEACSTSGMKAVLNGALYISTLDGWWDEAWEMGAGWAIGQGEVYTDPSYQDALEASSLYSLLEKEVIPLFYERDEQGIPKKWLEQVKNSIKAYAPIFNSHRMVEEYAKQFYFPAARLFSRLKANDQQRARELAGFRKRVEISWGKVQVEEVKEGKDSPLIVGEELPLQVRVSLGALTPRDVKVMAYYGKMDSWGEIGEAEKVVLKVSQDLGEGRYLYEGTIPCRQSGRQGYKILVVPYQEDFPHPYYTGLVLWG; via the coding sequence ATGGCAGCTCACACCTTTTTCGTTCAACCTCGTATACCAGAGAAACTTAAGCCCCTTGAACTTTTAGCCCTAGATCTTTACTGGAGCTGGCTAAAGGAGACGGAAGAACTTTTCTTAAGGCTAGACGAAGATATATGGGAGGAGTGCGGGCATAATCCTAATCTTTTTCTTTACCAGGTGCCGGAGGAAAGATTAGCAGCAGCTAGCCAGGACCCCCATTACCTGGCCCGGTTAGAAAAGGTATGGAGGGAATACCAGGATTACTTCCGTTCGCCCGCTACCGAAAATTTAATCGCTTACTTTTCGGCTGAATTTGGCCTGGCGCAAGTTCTGCCTATTTATGCCGGGGGGTTAGGGATTCTAGCTGGGGATCACTTAAAGACAGCTAGCGACCTTAAGATTCCCCTTGTGGGGGTAGGGCTCTTATATAGGCAGGGCTATTTTCGCCAGAAGATAGATGGTCTGGGTGAGCAGAGGGAGATCTACCCGCGTTATGATTTTTATGAGTGGCCTGTGGTGAGGGTGAGGGGGTCGGATGGTTCTCCCTTGATGGTGGAAGTAGATTTTCCAGACCGTCCGGTAAAAGTTTACGTATGGGAGGCCCAGGTGGGTAGTGTAAAGCTATACTTGCTCGATACTGATGTACCTGAGAACTGGGAGGCCGACCGGAATATCACTGACCAGCTCTATGGGGGCGACCTAGAGAAGCGCCTCCAGCAAGAAATAATCCTGGGTATAGGTGGGGTACGGGCTCTAAAAGGTTTAAATCTGGAGCCCCATGTCTATCATCTAAACGAAGGCCACTCAGCTTTCCTGGCCCTGGAGCACATACGCCAGCTAAAAGAAACATATAACCTTGATTTTGCTGCTGCGCGGGAGTTAGCTTCTCCCAGCCATATTTTTACTACCCATACCCCAGTGCCTGCTGGTATAGACCTCTTTCCCCCGTATCTGATGGACAAGTATTTTACTGAGTACTACCAGTCTTTAGGGCTTTCCCGCCAGGAGTTTTTGGCCCTGGGACGGAAAGACCCTAATAACCACCAAGAACCCTTCAATATGGCTGTGCTGGCCTTGCGCTTGTCAGCTTGGGCTAATGGTGTGAGCCGCCTGCACGGATATACGGCCCGGAAGATGTGGCAGATGATATGGCCGGAAGTGCCAGAGGAGGAAATACCCATTGGCGCCATAACTAATGGGGTGCATGTTCCTACCTGGGTGGGATCCCCCATGGCCGCCCTTTTTGACCATTACCTAGGCATTACCTGGCGAACGAACCCGGCGGATAAAGAAGCCTGGAGGGCAGTAAAGGAAGTGCCGGATATAGAGCTGTGGCAGGCCCGGGAGAAACAGAGGGAGGCCTTAATTAAGTTTATACGGAAGAAAATGGAATATAACCTTAAGGAGCAAGGGGCAAACCCAAAAGAGATAGAAGAAGTAAAAACTATTTTGAATCCCCGGGCTTTAACTATAGGCTTTGCTCGCCGTTTTGCTGCCTATAAAAGGCCAGACCTCCTCTTTTATGAGCTGGAAAGGCTAGCTCATATAGTAGGCGATCCTGAGCGACCAGTGCAAATCATATATGCTGGCAAGGCCCACCCCCAGGATGAGGAGGGGAAAAAACTAGTCCGCCAGATTGTAACTTATGCCCAGAAAGAAGAATTCCGGGGCCGGGTGGTCTTCCTGGAAGATTATGATATGGAGCTAGCTCGCCTTATGGTACAGGGGGTGGATGTGTGGCTGGCTAATCCCCGCCGGCCCTTAGAAGCTTGTAGCACCAGCGGAATGAAGGCTGTCCTCAATGGTGCTCTTTACATCAGCACGCTAGATGGGTGGTGGGATGAAGCCTGGGAGATGGGGGCAGGTTGGGCTATCGGGCAGGGTGAAGTTTATACTGATCCTTCTTACCAGGATGCCCTGGAAGCCAGTTCCCTCTATAGCCTGCTGGAAAAAGAGGTGATCCCCCTCTTCTATGAACGCGATGAGCAAGGGATTCCTAAAAAGTGGCTAGAGCAGGTTAAAAACTCTATTAAGGCTTACGCCCCCATCTTTAATAGCCACCGCATGGTGGAAGAATACGCAAAGCAATTTTACTTTCCTGCAGCCCGCCTGTTTTCAAGGCTTAAGGCCAATGATCAGCAACGGGCCAGGGAATTGGCTGGCTTTAGGAAACGGGTGGAGATATCTTGGGGTAAAGTGCAGGTGGAAGAGGTTAAAGAAGGGAAGGATAGCCCGCTGATAGTCGGGGAAGAGCTGCCTTTGCAAGTGAGAGTTTCGTTAGGGGCCTTAACGCCTAGAGATGTTAAGGTAATGGCTTATTATGGGAAGATGGATAGCTGGGGAGAGATTGGAGAGGCGGAGAAGGTAGTTTTAAAGGTTTCCCAGGATCTAGGGGAAGGAAGATACCTGTATGAAGGTACTATTCCTTGCCGGCAGAGCGGCCGCCAGGGATATAAGATCCTCGTGGTGCCCTATCAAGAGGATTTTCCCCACCCCTACTATACGGGATTGGTTTTATGGGGGTAA